In the genome of Sardina pilchardus chromosome 17, fSarPil1.1, whole genome shotgun sequence, the window aacaataattttggtatcgtaaCGAGTGCGGGACAAACTTTTGGTCACCTCCGAGtcgggatgtaacgattaccggtgtgacggtaaaccatgataaaaatgttgacgataacaattaccgtgttcattttgaatatcattattatcacggttgatactacaGTATGGTAACCgtgtgtttaattcctcccagcttcatccgagcctgtttttgacacaagctggtaggctactatgaaacaaaacgttaccttactaattctgttgtctaaattgATGGATTTACTGTAACCACGATTtggataaggctacacctgcttttaaagggcgcaacattttcaccccaaaacgtgcactgtatgccactctgcgtctttttatgtaggcctacatgttcacattaaatctattccactaacattatcaggagaatgctgtgaagttttatgttgagcgctgggtgtcactcattggatataacagataccaaactccaaatcataagttaagctgTAAGCAGCCAATttaacatttccaaccaaggaaaagtgagcacaatgccacggtaacctacctacagtgagctatggaatttagttcattaggcctactgttgtgtttaattcaatttccgaaaaaagctacacagcccattggcaaacgtttacaTCTTGAGAGAATTCCATctaggtaactatcccgttagctcatgtgtcatgtctatcagtagcctacagtagtcaccaaaatcatagaacttaacattgcaagacatttatcttttctatgattccagcaatattttctttgactggttaatttttttaacattcatcttattcaatgaaaacagatatccttgaactatgcacgacaactttcctaaaaccgaatgaaggttaatataattagcctacttcacgtatctcttaaagtgacaggcactcaattagaccgcccgatgacgtttttctcatagagaaccattgaactcaaaatgttatttacccgccgACAGCTTATTTCCCCCCGCCGAACGACACTGATCCTGATGAAAGCagtaagggtttgcctatatttttaatgtaatataCACGGTCACATTTTTCtttaaactatttcagcttgtgtacacctatcagtgctttcttaacatattgtaggccctacacacattttctaaaATACCGCGATAACACGGAAAACCGTGATAAtgttggtcactataaccgtggggttaaatgtTCATACCGTttagggtgaccacctgtcccgctttacgttgtactgtacagcaattttaccctttgtcccgcctcacgcaaattgagcatctgtcccgctttttcgttcgaccctggccaattgaaaataaatacacagatacgcccacaggcgtagtgttaacttatgtccaatagttcaaaggagagcaataaaatcggtagtcgataggctgagtcgtacgtcaatcaaactgttgcctGGTGCACGAACGCCTCCGCGTTGTCAAAGATCGCAAATTGGAGAGTGCGCTCTTCGGTCAGGTTAAGCAGCCATGGCCAGTGTGGCcacgagaaagagaagatgcactttTAGTGAATGGACCGCAACATATACTCTTGGCAAAGACCTGTAGACGGCGTAGCAGAGagggcattttgcatttgcgtttttctctggggcatggtgaagaatacgatgtgaagcgacatggtgcaagtgagtcctacaaaacgaaaaaaacactccgagagcgcagataggccaagcgaaaacacaaccgcctcctggataactcccatttaatcgtttgttccgtgggtcatttcagacctttcctgaaaatcccatccttaactttttgagttatcttgcgaaccaacagacagacaaacaaacagacaaacaagccccgatgaaaagaacctccttggcagataataaaaaacacatcaaagaaacatgcaaatcataaaagattctggtttacctatttgcactgaaatagttcaactttctatGCAAGCCTCAACTAGACTATAGGCCTTATATTTGGTTGAACTTAGGCTAGGTGGGTCTAATATTTTTTGCGTGTGTTGTATTTTAAGAATTTGATTCACTGAGTGCATTCTTGCAGCTGCATAATGCCTGGTCCCTTGGACAGCTGACGATTTTgatagtcccaataaagatgagatgttgcgaaattaatgttttgttttttagcctaggtagtgtcttaatcttatgtcggtagattaaaaaaatgttgcttagtaaattagatctggcaatatatcttaagtttaaagttattgcgtctgtcccacattgtccctctttaccatgctacttgtcccacattttgtctggaggtggtcaccctaataccgttacatccctacctccgacagaatctcactccaaggttttttgaaaagttggcagctctggtTGTACCATCTTCATAAAGTTGGCTGAGTTTGCTTTTAAAGGTTTTGATGGTCGAGCCGATGGTTTGAGCCGACTCATGGTTCAAGCACTACACCTGTTTGGTAATTGGCTGTGATCCTGGCATGCCCATAGCAGATATTGCTGAGATAAGCGATCTGCTGACACCCTTAAAGAGATCACCTGACCTCTCACCTCTTTTGGAATTTTCTTACCACTATGAGCGGGAGCTTAATTGTTTTCAGAATGTTGCAAATTCAACCATAAGAATACAAATTATTGTACTGATAGTGGTAGCTGCTGTGATCCTGGCATATCTATACTGAAAAAGGGAAAAGGAAATTGAAGTTTTTGAATAGTTTTCTTTTATTAGAATTATGCTGTCCTCATGGCCCCAAAAGCAAGCCGAAGGCGACGgtggcaaggaaaaactcccagCTGGAAGCTGGAAGAAACCTCAGGAGGACCCGGCTTTTGGGGGAACCCATCCTCCTTGGGCTGGTGCTGGGACAGCAGATGGATGAAGCGATGCTCGAGAGGAGCTGAAACAAGAAGAGTctgattcatgactattcaCAGCACCAGTAATGTCATGTGTACGATAAACACTCCGTCACATTCACTTCATCTTGACACTTGCTACCTTTTAGTGTAGAGAGTTCCCACTGGGGAAGAGAGATCTGGCTCCACAGCAATCTCTCCCTGGCGGCCATGTTGTATGATACTCATGTTTGTGTGGTCGGGACACATGCTGAGTGAACCTACACGGAGAGAATGCAAATTACCTTTAAaagtgagcttgtgtgttttgtttttcagacagAAGCCAATCCAATGATTAGCATAGCCATGTTGGTCACAGTCTGGCAATGTGAATGAGTCTGGTCTTGTCGGTAATGATGTTGTCCTAGTTGATATAAATGTTATATTCCCTTTTCAGATGCTGGTTCTGATGACACATAAAAGTAGTATAGGCTCTCCTGCATCTAGCTTACCTTGGTGACAGTGTATCAACACTTCTCATACAAACCACATTGAAGGAGCGGTGATGACAGCAGTTCTTGTCTGTTGGATGGCAGCCATTACTGTGAAgatgccctctctcctccccctggaAACTCCCTTGTGTTGCTCCTCTTCGCCTTTTTTTCACACCACTTAGCAGGAGAatccaaaatgtttttttcctattattgttttttttttctttttttttttttttgtggcagcTGCTCAGCTTTTTTGcgacttcttctcctccctctattTCCTTTCCAAAGAGCCCCCCGTTTCCTTTTCCCACTGCTGCCAGTACAGATCTTCTCTTATTTGCAGCGTCATCCCTGCGTCTGCCTTCTAGGGCGAAGACAGTCACAGCGGATTATGGCTTCTTATCCAGGAGCACATTCTGTCATATCTGCTCATTCTGTCAGTTGTTCTCCTGTTCTTTTTGGCCATACTCTCTTCAACTTCACGCTGtttcttcaacttcttctcttcctccttctgcagttgttccttccttttctcttccaTACGTGCTCTCGCCATCGCtgcctttttctcttctttctcctgcGCAAGCCTCTCCTTatgttttttctcctcttccctttgtAACTTTTTCTGCTGGACTTTTTCTTCCTTTGCTTTTTCCCGACGTTTTTTCTCGAGAGCCCTCTGCCTCTgttcctccctcttttcttcctctttgaGGTCCTTTTTGTACTTGTACAAGCATTCTCTCAGGTCGGCTTTCTCTTGTCTCAGCTTTCGTTTGAGCCTCTTCCAGTCCTTGTACATGGCCTCATTTTGCCTTCTCAGCTCTTCCTTTATCCATCTTTTCAGGTCTGGCTTTAGGAACTTCTTTCTTTCTCGGAAGATTCTCCACTTCACTCCCAGCTGTTCTTTGTGTTCCTTGTACATCGCCTTTCTAtttttcttctgctctctcacCAACTCCACTTTCCTCTCAGTGGCCAGTACCAAATTCTTTAAATACATGAGGCGCTGGTCGTCCATGTTCCCAGTGATGTGGGATGGTTTGGGAGCAGTGAGACTGTTGCTGTCTGATGGAGGTAGTTTGTCCAGGGCTGTATCTTCCTCATCATCACTGCTGCTGTCCTCACTGTCACTCTCCTCCCCTTCACTCTCGGCTTTATTACCCATCACtgcctaaaaaacaaacaacataacACTTCATGATTATGGTTTGGGATTTGGGACCTCTTAACTTGAAAGGGGTCAAATCTGCATGTACTGATTACATCCGAGTCTATGACTAAACATACAGTGGACCGTTTGCCCTGAAACTTtcactatatatatttttttaaatttttcgGCTCTTCAGGAAGAAGCCAGAATATCTTGATAATACGTTGTCCATGCATCTATTCTTTAATAGCTTACTCTGGTTGGTAGCTTTGGAGTAGTCCAACCAAAGTTGGCATGCTATTTAAATAACAAAATCAAAACTCATCAACTTGGACTCACTCTGGCTGGTGGTGACTGTGTTCGAGTCCTTCTAGCCGCAGGTTTAAGAGTGGCCGCACAAATCGGGGTGGTGGCTGTCTCATGGTTATTACGAAGAGGAGCCTTTGATGTGTGCTTTAAACCACTGGACAGAGGTTGAGCGGCGACATCTTTTCCTTTGTTCTTCATCTTGGAGGTTTGTTCACGTGACGTGAGCTCTGAGCCTTGTAACAGGCGAGCAGCAGCATCGGCCTTCTCCTCGTCCCTCTCCTTCACCCCAGGAGCAGACGCAGTTGGAGTGGGACGGGTAGACGAGTCTACAACAGCCAGGGGGGAAGAGCGGGATCCTCTAGCTTTCCTCTGTCTTTTCTGCTGAACACAAAATACAACACAACGTGGTCTTCACAGTCAAATAGCTAATACTGAAACTACAGCTATCTTCAGaggcaaacacaacacaacacaacgtgGTCTAGACATTCAAATGCTTTTGGCTAACTCTGAAACTTCAGACTAGCTATCTTCAGAGGCAGAGTCTATTTTAGAGGGACCAAACATACGCCAGATGGGGCTTTTGTTCAGTTCTCTCTGTTAGAAAACAATGCACTGTGCCGAAATCTGACACTTCTTTGCCTTTTCTCAGCATTTGTTTGGTGCCTTCAAACGCCATATTCATACCTGAGTGCTGGCacatggttgtggttgtgtgggtTTTGGATTAGTTGGTGTTATGCTCCCATGTGCTTGAGAGGCAGTCTGAGGCCCAGTGGAGAGCAGTGGGGGATGGGCAGCGTTGGATGCCCTGTGATGACATGGCACAACAGGGAACGGGATGATCACCGGGCATGGGTTTGAGCAGTGGGCTGATGACGGTCCAGGGAATATCTGCCCAAGGTGTAGCTGGAGCGGAACTCCTGCTTGGCATCCACATGGCACATGTTGTGCATTGGTGCCAGAAGCCTCCGCGGTAAAAGCCAACCTGGACTGCGTAGAGGGAGCGGGACGAGGTTGAGGTGCCGTTGTAGGGCACAGCTCCCATACTGGCTCAAGAATGGAACCAGAGGAAGATGTGGATGCACTGTCGTCATCTGTTCTGATCtgtttcagacagacagacagaaacgaAAATCAGAAGTTTATGTGACAGTGTTGTCAATAAGCGTTAACAAAGCAAAAATGCACCAGGCTGCATACATTTCCATGAAGTTAGCAACAGCAGTAGCCTTGTTCTAGAATATTCAGAAGGAATCAACAAGGCCATAGACTTACGGGCTCTGGATGGACTCGTGTGCGAGTCATCTTAAggtctgaggaggagaagaagtgaaaaTAGTTAAGTACAGGTAATTCCAGAAATattcagagggagaaagaaagggagggaggttgAATTAAAATAGGCACTTGTATTCACATGTATTATGTGAATTcatcaaacaaagaaacaagcaAAAGTAATTTGTGCGTTTCTACGTTAAACTAAATGCTCAGTGCATCGTCCAAATTACGTTAAACTTACCAGATTGCCTATTGCTGTTGTCCGATGTGACTTTAAATCAAATACAATCAGCAATACATTTCTGTGATCTCATGTCACAGTTGCAGGGTAAAATGAACTTATAAAgtatacccagggggcaaagtgGGTTTaccagacatgggctgctgtaaaaggttgtcatataAAAATGAAATCTATGATGTCTgtggatcacaacctgggtggccaacccagTGAACAAGCTGCTGGAAACTTGCAATTAGGGTCTAAACAATGCTACCTCAAATTCTGTTTTAACTCCCGGAATCACCAAATAATGCTAAAAAGATTTAGTTATATTCATGAATCCTGGGCCATATCTCCCTGGTAGTTTATGCTAGAAACAAACTGAGCACACCTTTCAAAAGAGTGGAAGATGAGCTTTCATCTGATGCTTTGGTTGTAcatttaattagaatgtaaaaGTTAACAATGGTTCTGAATGTATAGGTAtgcaaagaaaataataaattatAGAACATTCCATTGTAATCGATAGCATTCTATTCCCTTTATTgttgttaaaataaacaaaataccaTGTGAAGTTAACTTTTACTAGATTAAATCATATTTTGATCATTTTTACTACCAGACAGTCCTTCTGGCTCATAACACATTTAGAGGGAATtcaatttcaagcccataatAGGCTATCAAGTCAGACAAGATCCAAGACATGAGTTTACTGTTAATCTGTTAACTGATGTTAATTGTAGTACTGTAGTATCGCTCTgttttatgtatgtacagtacatattttGCATATG includes:
- the LOC134062302 gene encoding inner centromere protein-like isoform X1 — protein: MTRTRVHPEPIRTDDDSASTSSSGSILEPVWELCPTTAPQPRPAPSTQSRLAFTAEASGTNAQHVPCGCQAGVPLQLHLGQIFPGPSSAHCSNPCPVIIPFPVVPCHHRASNAAHPPLLSTGPQTASQAHGSITPTNPKPTQPQPCASTQQKRQRKARGSRSSPLAVVDSSTRPTPTASAPGVKERDEEKADAAARLLQGSELTSREQTSKMKNKGKDVAAQPLSSGLKHTSKAPLRNNHETATTPICAATLKPAARRTRTQSPPARAVMGNKAESEGEESDSEDSSSDDEEDTALDKLPPSDSNSLTAPKPSHITGNMDDQRLMYLKNLVLATERKVELVREQKKNRKAMYKEHKEQLGVKWRIFRERKKFLKPDLKRWIKEELRRQNEAMYKDWKRLKRKLRQEKADLRECLYKYKKDLKEEEKREEQRQRALEKKRREKAKEEKVQQKKLQREEEKKHKERLAQEKEEKKAAMARARMEEKRKEQLQKEEEKKLKKQREVEESMAKKNRRTTDRMSRYDRMCSWIRSHNPL
- the LOC134062302 gene encoding inner centromere protein-like isoform X2, with translation MTRTRVHPEPIRTDDDSASTSSSGSILEPVWELCPTTAPQPRPAPSTQSRLAFTAEASGTNAQHVPCGCQAGVPLQLHLGQIFPGPSSAHCSNPCPVIIPFPVVPCHHRASNAAHPPLLSTGPQTASQAHGSITPTNPKPTQPQPCASTQKRQRKARGSRSSPLAVVDSSTRPTPTASAPGVKERDEEKADAAARLLQGSELTSREQTSKMKNKGKDVAAQPLSSGLKHTSKAPLRNNHETATTPICAATLKPAARRTRTQSPPARAVMGNKAESEGEESDSEDSSSDDEEDTALDKLPPSDSNSLTAPKPSHITGNMDDQRLMYLKNLVLATERKVELVREQKKNRKAMYKEHKEQLGVKWRIFRERKKFLKPDLKRWIKEELRRQNEAMYKDWKRLKRKLRQEKADLRECLYKYKKDLKEEEKREEQRQRALEKKRREKAKEEKVQQKKLQREEEKKHKERLAQEKEEKKAAMARARMEEKRKEQLQKEEEKKLKKQREVEESMAKKNRRTTDRMSRYDRMCSWIRSHNPL